The Geomonas ferrireducens genome includes a window with the following:
- a CDS encoding DUF2974 domain-containing protein: protein MFADTIKRALAPELARKKSQELQEAAARKTDAMRRHEYMVARRSILGELSAMPVTASQECITNAKAARRRERMDLVSSEVVACPRHAAQAARLRRNMDEVENMRCAKHVYLANDPDAPPELRDNPPPGFLKPTAEQLEKMGLNEKMLKPDDSHFRTAVYVKDPAVWGLDPRPPAVLAFRGSTMAEDDWENNFNQDANEEAPYYKNAVEIGNRLAARGADMHIVGHSLGGGLASAAQGGSGLTASTYNAAGLHPATVARYSTDLNHMAAEAEKITAIRVKGEVLTSTQENLFQSWGLSLLANKAIGTKEDIPPSHDKEYIDQLKQAKKVDAKEKYGTYLHGMDEVIDSTEKQKMEIETILKGCMNGRRKK from the coding sequence ATGTTCGCAGACACGATAAAGAGGGCGCTGGCGCCGGAGTTGGCGCGCAAGAAGTCGCAGGAGCTTCAGGAAGCAGCGGCTCGGAAGACCGACGCCATGCGTCGGCACGAGTACATGGTGGCGCGTCGTTCCATACTGGGTGAGCTTTCCGCGATGCCGGTCACCGCCAGCCAGGAATGCATCACGAATGCGAAGGCTGCGCGGCGCCGCGAACGGATGGATTTGGTGAGCAGTGAAGTGGTTGCCTGTCCGAGGCACGCCGCGCAAGCGGCGCGTCTGCGCAGGAACATGGATGAGGTTGAGAACATGCGCTGCGCCAAGCATGTGTATCTGGCGAACGATCCCGACGCTCCCCCCGAATTGCGAGACAACCCGCCGCCGGGGTTTCTCAAACCGACGGCTGAGCAGCTTGAGAAGATGGGTTTAAACGAAAAAATGTTGAAGCCAGATGATAGCCATTTCAGGACTGCTGTTTACGTCAAAGATCCCGCAGTGTGGGGGCTGGACCCGAGGCCGCCTGCTGTGTTGGCGTTCCGAGGCTCTACTATGGCTGAAGATGATTGGGAGAACAACTTCAATCAAGATGCGAATGAAGAGGCGCCCTATTATAAAAATGCCGTGGAAATTGGAAACCGTTTAGCTGCTAGGGGGGCAGATATGCACATTGTGGGGCATTCGTTAGGTGGAGGATTAGCTAGTGCAGCCCAAGGCGGCAGTGGTCTTACAGCTTCAACGTACAACGCTGCAGGACTGCATCCGGCAACTGTAGCCCGATACTCAACAGACTTAAATCACATGGCTGCTGAGGCTGAAAAAATCACAGCGATTCGGGTCAAGGGGGAAGTACTTACATCTACTCAAGAGAACCTGTTCCAATCCTGGGGGCTCTCTCTTTTGGCCAACAAGGCCATCGGAACAAAGGAAGACATCCCCCCCTCGCACGACAAAGAATATATTGACCAACTTAAGCAGGCAAAGAAGGTAGATGCTAAGGAAAAATATGGAACTTATTTACATGGGATGGATGAAGTAATTGATTCAACAGAAAAACAAAAAATGGAAATCGAGACAATATTGAAAGGTTGCATGAACGGTAGGAGGAAAAAATGA
- a CDS encoding ankyrin repeat domain-containing protein, whose protein sequence is MLGRLINSLITVVKAIGVIIMMVTTTEAASKFKLRPPSYYFTDRGTLALLTAAMAGDMRTAQLAVAQGANPNDEGPLDNKYNRLRPLHYAIAANNKEAVKVLISVGADPELSALGFGRSFLFAMTLENIGMLSLLLDLAPISTLSKDTMEYIIFEAASQPCWECLQLFLNRGAPIDYPDGAGYTVMMCAMDIQDYDMAELLLKKGASVHVETKNGVTPAYSVEFHLKKYIPGSTTYNKVLHLKEMMAERGAVFPAPSPAEVRARRERANASSHHKD, encoded by the coding sequence ATGCTTGGACGTCTTATTAATTCCCTTATCACTGTGGTCAAAGCAATTGGAGTAATCATCATGATGGTTACAACCACCGAAGCCGCATCCAAGTTCAAGTTGAGGCCCCCTTCATACTACTTTACAGATCGGGGCACGTTAGCTTTGTTGACCGCTGCGATGGCGGGAGATATGCGCACTGCACAACTTGCAGTAGCTCAGGGGGCGAACCCAAACGACGAAGGCCCGCTCGACAACAAATACAATCGGTTGAGACCTCTTCATTACGCGATCGCAGCAAATAATAAGGAGGCTGTCAAAGTTCTAATTTCAGTTGGTGCGGATCCGGAATTAAGTGCCTTAGGCTTCGGGAGGTCTTTCTTGTTTGCGATGACATTGGAAAATATTGGGATGCTATCGCTGTTGTTGGATTTGGCCCCGATTTCCACGCTCTCCAAAGATACGATGGAATACATCATTTTCGAGGCGGCAAGTCAACCATGTTGGGAATGTTTACAGCTATTTTTAAACCGCGGAGCTCCTATAGATTATCCTGATGGTGCAGGATACACCGTGATGATGTGCGCGATGGATATACAGGACTACGATATGGCCGAATTGCTGCTTAAGAAAGGCGCCTCTGTACATGTAGAGACCAAAAATGGTGTAACTCCTGCTTATTCAGTCGAGTTTCACCTAAAGAAGTACATCCCCGGCAGCACCACCTATAACAAGGTGCTTCATCTGAAGGAGATGATGGCGGAGCGCGGTGCGGTTTTCCCGGCGCCTTCCCCTGCCGAAGTTCGG
- a CDS encoding ankyrin repeat domain-containing protein has translation MISRFLNTLGAIIKTIGVIVMMTTTAEAAPRFKLRGPSYYFADNGTLTLLTAALAGDVRAAQLAVAQGADPNAEGPLDNKYNRLRPLHYAIAANNKDAVTVLVSVGADPELPALGYGRSFSFAMTLKNLEIFSFLLDLRPINTLSKDTMEYIIFGAARKSCWKCLQASLERGAPIDFPDGAGYTVLMTAMDLQDYDMAEWLLQKGASIHIAPPSGVTPAYSVEFHLKKYIPGSPTYNKVLHLKEMMAERGAVFPAPSPAEVRARRERAKASSQP, from the coding sequence ATGATCAGTCGCTTTTTGAACACACTAGGTGCCATCATCAAAACTATAGGAGTTATCGTCATGATGACTACAACAGCCGAAGCCGCACCCAGGTTCAAGTTGAGGGGTCCTTCATACTACTTTGCAGATAATGGCACGTTGACATTGCTCACTGCTGCGCTGGCAGGAGATGTGCGCGCGGCACAATTGGCTGTAGCTCAGGGGGCAGACCCAAACGCTGAAGGCCCCCTCGATAACAAGTACAATCGACTGAGGCCGCTTCATTATGCTATCGCAGCGAACAATAAGGATGCAGTCACAGTTCTAGTTTCGGTCGGTGCGGACCCGGAATTGCCTGCGTTAGGCTATGGGAGGTCTTTTTCCTTTGCAATGACATTGAAAAATCTAGAAATATTCTCTTTTTTATTAGATTTGAGACCAATTAACACGCTTTCGAAAGACACCATGGAATACATTATCTTCGGGGCAGCAAGAAAATCGTGCTGGAAATGTTTACAAGCATCTTTAGAGCGTGGTGCGCCCATTGATTTCCCAGATGGTGCAGGGTACACAGTGCTAATGACCGCCATGGATCTACAGGATTACGATATGGCCGAATGGCTGCTTCAAAAAGGTGCCTCTATACATATTGCCCCCCCCAGTGGTGTAACTCCTGCTTATTCAGTCGAGTTTCACCTAAAGAAGTACATCCCCGGCAGCCCCACCTATAACAAAGTGCTTCATCTGAAGGAAATGATGGCGGAGCGCGGTGCGGTTTTCCCTGCGCCTTCCCCCGCCGAGGTTCGGGCCAGGAGAGAGCGGGCAAAAGCCTCTTCTCAGCCCTAA